DNA from Demetria terragena DSM 11295:
GATGTGGTCGTGCACCGGCTGCCTGACCCATTGACCCTGGGTTCGTTGCCCGCGGTCGGTCTTTTGCTGGTGATGGCGTCCGCAGTGGAGGGCGACTGGAGCGGGTGGTTGACCGCAGCCTGGGCGGTCGGCGTCGGTGCGCCGGTCCTGCTGATCTTGGGGCTCGGCGGACTCGGCCTCGGCGACGTAAAACTCGGGGTCCTGCTGTCAATGGCCCTGGGATGGTTCGGAATCGGCCCTGCATTCCTCGGCATCATGCTCGGCTTCGTTCTCGGCGGCCTCTGGGCCGCGGTGCTCATGGTGAGCAGGCGGGCGACCCGGGCGACGAGGTTTGCTTACGGCCCGTGGATGATGTTGGGCGCCTTCGCCGCGTTGGTCATCACGCCGACTTGAGGAGCGGCAGCCTGTCGCTCGGACTGGGCCCTGCGGCGGTAGTCGGTGGGGGTCAGTCCCTCGGACTCGCGGAAGCGTCGCGCGAATGTTGATGCGTCGGCAAAGCCGCACGAGGTGGCGATATCAATGATCTTGTTGACGTCGTAGGCCGGGTCTTGGAGGCGACTCCTCGCGCGCTCCAACCTCAGGTCTCGCATGCGTTGGGCCACGGTCGTTCCTGTTTCGGCCATGAGCGCACTGGCATATCGGGGGCTCATCGCCGCCTCGTGGGCGACGGAGGCGACGCTGGCATCGGTACGGTGAAGTTGATTCAACATGGCTTGGACGAGCCGGGTATGCGCGGTGTCGGCATGGGCCTGCAGAGTGGGAGTGGTAGCGGTGACCTGGCTAAATGCCATCGCCGCTAAGTCGAGCGCAACGTCCTGCATGCGCCAACTTTGGTTCTGGGCAAGCTGATCGGTGTCGGCAGCGGCCAGGGCGCGAAGGTGCCTGACGAGCATGGTGCCGATGCGGTCATCCTGACGGATGACCGCGCCGCTTAATCGACCCAGGGAGCCCACTCGCTGGGTCAGTAACTCCACCGGCACGGCAAAACCCATGGCCTTGGCGTGAGTGGAGAAGTACAGATCGAAGGGATATCGCGTGTCTTCGACGTAGAGATCCCCCGGCCCGACCGTCACCGTGTTGCCGTGCTGGACGAAGGAGAATGTTCCCCGCAGCGGTGTCACGATGTAGATGATGTCGCTGTCGCCGCGGAGGATGTCCTTGCGTGAGCGCTCAAGTCGGCCAGCGTTCATTTCGAGCGTGGTGAGCCCGCTCTCGCCGACGGGCGCGAAGGTGCCTTCTACGAAGAACGCCGAGCGGTCCAGCACATGCCCTCGGGTGAGGAGGTTGGTGATGTGGGGGCAGTACGCGTCCGCCCCCTTGTCTAAGAAGCGGGCAACCGCATCAGCCGGGGATAACCCCGCGGTGCTGAACGTCGTTTTCATCGGATTTACCTTGTCTCCTGGCGGTGGCAGATGGTGGTGCGGTGCTGCAGGGGGGTCTTGCCGTACTGCGCTTTGAATGTCGAGGAGAACCGGCCCATGTGCCGGAATCCCCAGGACTGCGCGATGTCTGAGATCGAGCGCACTTCGTTGATGGGCTGGGAGAAGTCATGAGCGACGCGGTCGATGCGCCGCTTGGTCAGCTCGCGGATGAGTGAGGTGTCGCGTTCGGCCAGGATGGTGTTGGCCCGTCGGACGCTGAGTCCAGCGTCGGCGGCGATCAGCCCGGCGGTGGTGTCGCCATCGCGTAGGTGTCGGTCGATCGCCTGCTCGATACGAAGGAGCGCGGCAGTTTTTGGTGGGATGGGCAGCGACACCTGAACCATGGCTTCGTTGAGCGCTTGCACCAGGAGGTCAATGGCGATTCGGACGAGGTCCGTCTCCAGGGTGCCTTCCGCCGGCTGATCGAGCCCCGTCAGGTAACACACCGCCACTTGGGTGCCAATCAGGTGGCGTGGCAACACCACGCCCTCGAGGTCCATGACTGGGCCGACCCGATCCTCAAGGGGCTCGCGGGGGAGGGATCTGGTCCAAATTCCCACGTCACCAGGGTTGGTACTGCACGGTTCTTGGTGATCGTCGAAGGACAGATCGCCGTTACTGAGGACGCTGGTTCGGTGGGAGATTTTGTCGCCGGTGCCAATGACCACCGTGGGGTCTACGCAATCGGGAGTGATTTGTGGCGCGGCGGTGGCAGCGCGAGCCGAGTTGGTGCCGCCGCTGCTCCACATCCGACCGACCTTGACCCCTCTCCTCAGATGGGTGACGTCAAGGCGCACCGACCTGTGATCCCACACTAGCGCGCGGATCTCGCCGTTCAACGGAAAGCGCGGAAACAGTCGGGCGGCTTGTCAAGCGATCCTGTCGTATTCGGCTAATTTCGGATAGGAACTGTACGCAAATGGGGGAGCCGAAATCGGACAATCATCCTGCCGTTATGTCCGAGAACCTCAACGGTGGGTGTTTTAATCTTTTCGAGAAGCGTCGTTGACGGGCAGGTGAACGGCCTTCGCACCACTGATCCGGGCGTCAGGTTTTGACTCCTTTCCCCCTGATGATCGGATCGAGGTCGTGGTGCGCTTCGCAGGCTCGGTAACGCCCTGGATCGAGCACGCGGAGCGCGCCACGCCTACCTCGCCGTGACGGTTGAGCGGCTCCAAGGAGCCGGTGACAGGAGTCGAACCCGCGACATCTTCATTACAAGTGAAGCGCTCTACCAACTGAGCTACACCGGCGTCGCGCCCGCCGAGATCGGTCTCAGCGAGCGCCGGTTAAGGCTACACCGACTCGCCGTTAAGGATCATCGCCGCCTCCTGGCGGTTCTGTGCGCCGACCAGCTCGACGATGGCAGCGACTTCACGTTCGACGGTGCGCACTGAGGCGCCGAGCCTGCGGGCGGTGGCGACATCCTTGTCGCGGCGGGCGAGGCCTCGAGCAACCTCAAGTTGCCGAGTGGTTGGCGCCGCGAACAGCGCGTCGATGTCATCGCTCATGGCGAGCAAGTCGTCGCGGAGGTCGCGCAGCGGTCGCACGACGTCATCCGACGTCGAAGCAAACAGCACTGGGACGCCGTCCTGATTGGCCGGGCCCTCGATCATCGCGACATGGTCATCGACCAACGTCACGTCAAAAGGTACTGGTGCCAACCGAATTCCCAACTCAGGGGCAGCGAGTAGTGGGCAGCGGCGTACAGCGTTCTCCGGGACCACCACGTGCCGTTGTATGGCAACCGGACGGTCGGGTCGCGGCGGCGGGAGACGCCATCCTGTCTGCAACTGGGAGACGCTGGCACGAGCCATGGTCTCGATGAGTCCTGCCTGATGACGCATGGCCGCTCGACCGGCTGCGACGGGACGCAGTCGGTGGTCGGAACTGTCGAGCGCCATAGCAAACAGGCGGGAGCGCATGGCGTGGCCATGACGGCGGAGCTGAATCTCCGCGGGCGGTATCGACTGAATAGTGGTCACGAGACGTCCTTCCGTTGTCCTCGTGACCTCAGACGTCAGCCGCGCCCGTTTCGGTTCCGCGCTTCCTCAACCCGCCTGGTTCGTATCGCCTTCCTAGACCGGCCTGGCTGTTGCCTAGCGGGGCGGCATCCGAAGTGAGCCGTCGAGGCGGATGGCCTCGCCGTTCAACATCGGGTTATCCACGATGTGCGCGGCGAGGTCGGCGAACTCCGCCGGGCGGCCCAGCCGAGCAGGGTGCGGTGTCTGCGCTTCCAGCACGGTGCGCGCCTCTTCGGGGAGGCCTGCCAGCATCGGGGTCTCAAAGGTTCCCGGTGCGATGGTCATCACGCGAATCTTCTTGTCTGCCAAGTCCCTTGCCGAGGAAAGGGTCAAACCGACAACGCCGCTCTTGGAGGATGCGTAGGCCGCTTGGCCGATCTGGCCATCGAAGGCCGCGACCGAGGCGGTCAGGATGACCACGCCGCGCTCGCCTTCAACGGGCTCGAGGCCGGTCATGGCCAGGGCCGCAAGCCGCATCACGTTGAACGTCCCGATCAGATTGATCTCGACCACCTGGCGGAAGGTCTCAAGTTCGAGGACGCCGCGCTTGCCGATAATGCGCCCAGGTGTCCCGATTCCGGCGCAGCACACCGCGATTCGGAGCTCGCCCAGCTCGCCCGCGGCGTCAACAGCAGCCTGGACCTGAGTCTCATCGCGTACGTCGGCCGCGACAAAGCGCGCGCGGTCCCCGAGGTCCTCGGCCACGGCAGCACCCCGTGAACCCTCCAAATCGAGGATGACGATGGCGGCGCCGGCGGCGTGAAGGCGGCGGGCGGTGGCCTCACCGAGACCGGAGCCACCGCCGGTCACGACGGCGACAGTCTTGTCAGATATCTGCACGAGTTGAACCTCTCAGGAAGGGGAGCGAAGCAGCTGGCGTGAGATCACCAGCCGCTGAATCTGGTTGGTGCCTTCGAAGATCTGGGTGACTTTCGCGTCACGGAAATAGCGCTCGGCCGGGAAGTCCTTGGTATATCCAGCGCCACCGAGCACTTGCACGGCGTCTGTCGTCACCTTCATGGCCGCGTCGGTTGCGACGAGCTTGGCTGTTGCGGCTTCCTTGCTAAACGGTCGGCCCGCGTCGCGCAGCCTGGCGGCGTAGAGGTAGGCACTGCGCGCTGAGGATGTTGCGGCTTCGAGGTCGGCCAGGATGAAGGCCAAGCCCTGGTTGTCGGCAATAGCTCGCCCGAACTGCCGCCGCTCCTGGGCATAAGAGACGGCTAGGTCGAGCGCTGCCTGCGCGAGGCCGGTGGCGGCAGCGGCGATGCCGAGGCGTCCGGAGTCCAACGCGGCGAGCGCAAGGGACATCCCTTGCCCTTCCTCGCCGATGAGTCGACCAGCGTCGACGAGGGCATCATCGAAGATGACCTCTCGCACGGGGTCGCTGGCCAGGCCCATCTTGTTCTCCGGAGCGGCGAATGACAGCCCGTCCGTCTCGGCAGGAATGAGGAAGCACGAAAGACCTTTGGTGGGGTGGTCGCCGGTCCGCACGAAGGTTGTGTAGAAATCGGCGTGACCGGCGTTGGAAATCCACGCCTTGCGTCCACGGATGCGGTAGCCGCCATCGGTCTGCATCGCGCGCGTAGAAATCGCCGAGACATCTGAGCCAGCACCCTGCTCCGACAGGCAGTACGCACCCAGAAGGTCGCCGCCCAACATGTCCGGCAAGAACTGAGCCCGCTGTTCGGACGAACCCGCCGTGCTGAGCGCATAACAACTCAGGCTGTGGACCGACGTCCCGACGGCGACACTCATCCAGGTCGAGGCAATTTCCTCGACGACCTGGAGGTAGACCTCGTAGGGCTGGCCCGCGCCGCCGTAGTCCTCGTCATAGGGCAGGGACAGCAAACCCGCGCGGCCCAGGGTGCGGTAGACCTCGCGAGGCATCTCGGCCGCGGACTCGGCCGCGTCAACGGCCGGAGCGAGCGTGCCTCGGCACACCTCACGTGTCAGGTCGATGAGATCTTCCGACTCTGGCGTGGGCATCAGGCGATCGACGGGCATAGCCCTGAGGCTAACGGCTCTGTCGCGAGAGGGCGTCTGGGTGGTGGGTCCAAAGAGGTGGGGCGCCATGAGTGGACGACGTGAGAATCTGTCGCGTACGCTCGACATCAACGCAAAATTTGCAGTCGAAAGGGGTTTTTCATGGGTGTCTTCCCGAACGTGCTGGTCGATCAGGCGCACAGCAGCGCGTGGTCGCTCCACCGTGAGGTTGCGGCCAGGATGAACCCGGCCAACCCTGCGGATGCCAGCCTGGCCCGCTCAGCAGAGATTCTGCGGGCGGCCGGCTTCGCCGTCCTCGGGCATGCCGATGGTCCGTTGACCCCTGCGGCATTGGAAGTTGCCGACGTCTTCGTGTTGGCGCATCCGGCCGAAGCCAGGTCCGAGCGAGTGGTGGGCGACCTGCCGCCGGTCCTCACCGGATCAGAGATCGATGCGCTGGAGGGATTCGTCCGGTCCGGTGGCGGGCTTGTTGTCCTGGGGGAGTGTGACCAGGAGACATACGGCAACAGCGTCAACGAACTTCTCTTGCGCTTTGGCCTTGCGGTACGCAGCACTCTGGTTCACGAGTCAGCCGACGGCGGACGTCGCCATCAAGGCAACGCCACGTGGGTGCGCGGCGAAGGGATCAGCGGCGCGGGTCAGGGCCTCCTCGCGGGCGTTGACGACGTCGCCTTCTATCGCGCGGGGACTGTCGATGTGTCCAGGGCCCCCGACGCGCTGGTGCTGCAGAGCACCAGTCGTTCGGCAGACCCGGCAGGAGAGCCGCTGGCCGTGGCCTTGCCATACGGCGCAGGTCGAGTCGTTGTCCTTGCCGACTCAGACCTGGTCGGGGACGACTCGATCGAGGAACTCGACAACGCGCGATTCTGGTCGAACCTGGTGACCTGGGCCAGCGGCGGTAAGAATGCCGCGACCGTCGTCGCCGAATCATCGGCGCTAGCCAATCTTCCTGAGTGGCTCCGACTGAAGGCCGCTGTCAGCGAACTGCGCGTGATGCAAGCCAAGGACGGCTCGATCGATGGCGCCGAGCACGACCATCAGCGTGCCCGCGAACTCGTCGCCACGATGTCGACCGAGATTGCGGCGCTCGCACCACATTTTCCGCACGACGAGGC
Protein-coding regions in this window:
- a CDS encoding helix-turn-helix domain-containing protein, coding for MWSSGGTNSARAATAAPQITPDCVDPTVVIGTGDKISHRTSVLSNGDLSFDDHQEPCSTNPGDVGIWTRSLPREPLEDRVGPVMDLEGVVLPRHLIGTQVAVCYLTGLDQPAEGTLETDLVRIAIDLLVQALNEAMVQVSLPIPPKTAALLRIEQAIDRHLRDGDTTAGLIAADAGLSVRRANTILAERDTSLIRELTKRRIDRVAHDFSQPINEVRSISDIAQSWGFRHMGRFSSTFKAQYGKTPLQHRTTICHRQETR
- a CDS encoding SDR family NAD(P)-dependent oxidoreductase, producing the protein MQISDKTVAVVTGGGSGLGEATARRLHAAGAAIVILDLEGSRGAAVAEDLGDRARFVAADVRDETQVQAAVDAAGELGELRIAVCCAGIGTPGRIIGKRGVLELETFRQVVEINLIGTFNVMRLAALAMTGLEPVEGERGVVILTASVAAFDGQIGQAAYASSKSGVVGLTLSSARDLADKKIRVMTIAPGTFETPMLAGLPEEARTVLEAQTPHPARLGRPAEFADLAAHIVDNPMLNGEAIRLDGSLRMPPR
- a CDS encoding acyl-CoA dehydrogenase family protein, whose amino-acid sequence is MPVDRLMPTPESEDLIDLTREVCRGTLAPAVDAAESAAEMPREVYRTLGRAGLLSLPYDEDYGGAGQPYEVYLQVVEEIASTWMSVAVGTSVHSLSCYALSTAGSSEQRAQFLPDMLGGDLLGAYCLSEQGAGSDVSAISTRAMQTDGGYRIRGRKAWISNAGHADFYTTFVRTGDHPTKGLSCFLIPAETDGLSFAAPENKMGLASDPVREVIFDDALVDAGRLIGEEGQGMSLALAALDSGRLGIAAAATGLAQAALDLAVSYAQERRQFGRAIADNQGLAFILADLEAATSSARSAYLYAARLRDAGRPFSKEAATAKLVATDAAMKVTTDAVQVLGGAGYTKDFPAERYFRDAKVTQIFEGTNQIQRLVISRQLLRSPS
- a CDS encoding prepilin peptidase; the encoded protein is MLIMAAVAGALAGWAVRRWVERGTWRLPGEQKPMVLPPWWAPIAVAGMWPLLLARLDAVDHRAAWPAVAVLAVVAVALTDIDVVVHRLPDPLTLGSLPAVGLLLVMASAVEGDWSGWLTAAWAVGVGAPVLLILGLGGLGLGDVKLGVLLSMALGWFGIGPAFLGIMLGFVLGGLWAAVLMVSRRATRATRFAYGPWMMLGAFAALVITPT
- a CDS encoding helix-turn-helix domain-containing protein, whose product is MKTTFSTAGLSPADAVARFLDKGADAYCPHITNLLTRGHVLDRSAFFVEGTFAPVGESGLTTLEMNAGRLERSRKDILRGDSDIIYIVTPLRGTFSFVQHGNTVTVGPGDLYVEDTRYPFDLYFSTHAKAMGFAVPVELLTQRVGSLGRLSGAVIRQDDRIGTMLVRHLRALAAADTDQLAQNQSWRMQDVALDLAAMAFSQVTATTPTLQAHADTAHTRLVQAMLNQLHRTDASVASVAHEAAMSPRYASALMAETGTTVAQRMRDLRLERARSRLQDPAYDVNKIIDIATSCGFADASTFARRFRESEGLTPTDYRRRAQSERQAAAPQVGVMTNAAKAPNIIHGP